The following are encoded together in the Syntrophomonadaceae bacterium genome:
- the gltA gene encoding NADPH-dependent glutamate synthase: protein MQMPIIATKNPMPAQDSAIRIKNFSEVALGYDEEIAVSEANRCIQCKKASCQDGCPVEVPIKDFIAAMQSKEFQKAIDIIKSKNNLPAICGRVCPQESQCEKVCTLSKKAEPVAIGRLERFVADWEMGQGVSAPQTPHSTGKRVAVIGAGPAGLTCAADLALMGHAVTVFEALHVAGGVLMYGIPEFRLPKRVVQAEIGYIRQLGVEIRVNSVVGKVTSVDELRENGYEAVFIGTGAGLPYFMDIPGENLMGVYSANEFLTRTNMMKAYDFPCHATPIRVGKRVAVIGAGNVAMDAARTALRLGAEESYIVYRRSHEEMPARHEEIEHAKEEGVQFNILTSPVEILGNEQGWVRGMTCVKYELGEPDASGRRKPVQIKGSEFFMEIDTVVMAIGQGPNPLVLQTTPGLELNKRGNIVADPETGKTSKPGVFAGGDIVTGAATVILAMGAGKKAARAINEFLKNQEG from the coding sequence ATGCAAATGCCAATCATAGCCACAAAGAATCCAATGCCGGCACAAGATTCTGCCATCCGGATCAAAAACTTCTCCGAAGTTGCCCTGGGTTATGATGAGGAGATAGCCGTTTCGGAAGCCAACCGCTGTATTCAGTGCAAAAAAGCCTCCTGCCAGGACGGTTGTCCTGTGGAAGTACCCATCAAAGATTTCATTGCAGCTATGCAAAGTAAAGAGTTTCAAAAGGCAATTGACATTATCAAGAGTAAAAATAATTTGCCTGCTATTTGCGGAAGGGTATGCCCGCAAGAAAGCCAATGCGAAAAAGTGTGTACCCTGAGTAAAAAGGCTGAACCGGTTGCTATCGGCAGGCTTGAGCGTTTCGTGGCCGATTGGGAAATGGGCCAAGGGGTTAGTGCTCCACAAACTCCTCATTCAACAGGCAAGCGGGTAGCAGTGATTGGAGCCGGTCCGGCCGGTTTAACCTGTGCCGCCGATCTGGCTCTGATGGGTCATGCTGTAACTGTTTTTGAGGCCTTGCATGTGGCCGGCGGTGTTCTTATGTACGGTATTCCGGAGTTTCGCCTGCCTAAACGGGTGGTTCAGGCTGAAATTGGATATATTAGGCAGCTAGGAGTTGAGATCCGGGTAAATTCTGTTGTTGGCAAAGTTACTAGTGTTGATGAACTGAGGGAAAATGGGTATGAAGCAGTGTTTATCGGCACAGGCGCAGGCTTGCCTTACTTTATGGATATCCCTGGTGAGAACCTGATGGGGGTTTATTCCGCAAATGAGTTTTTAACCAGGACAAATATGATGAAAGCCTACGATTTCCCTTGTCATGCAACTCCAATCAGAGTAGGGAAAAGGGTGGCTGTTATTGGCGCTGGAAATGTGGCGATGGATGCAGCCAGGACTGCTTTGAGGTTGGGAGCAGAAGAGTCTTATATTGTTTACCGTAGATCCCATGAGGAAATGCCTGCCCGACATGAAGAGATCGAGCATGCTAAAGAGGAAGGAGTACAGTTTAATATCCTCACCAGTCCTGTCGAGATTTTGGGAAACGAACAGGGGTGGGTTAGAGGAATGACTTGCGTAAAATATGAACTGGGTGAACCAGATGCTTCTGGCAGAAGAAAACCTGTTCAAATTAAAGGGTCCGAATTCTTCATGGAAATAGATACTGTGGTCATGGCGATAGGACAAGGGCCAAATCCTCTTGTTCTTCAAACAACGCCTGGGTTAGAGCTTAACAAGCGTGGAAATATAGTTGCGGATCCGGAGACGGGAAAAACCTCTAAGCCCGGGGTATTTGCCGGCGGAGATATTGTAACCGGCGCAGCTACAGTTATTCTGGCTATGGGAGCAGGCAAGAAGGCTGCTCGTGCAATTAACGAATTCCTAAAAAATCAGGAGGGATAA
- a CDS encoding sulfide/dihydroorotate dehydrogenase-like FAD/NAD-binding protein yields MYKILSKRILAPAIKLFEIEAPAVAAKAQAGQFIILRINEKGERIPLTIADFDRAKGTVTTIFQEVGASTKVLGLLEEGDAVLDFVGPLGLPTEIEVHGSVVCVGGGVGVAPLLPIVRALKEAGNEVISIIGARSKELLILEEEMRSASAQLLIATDDGSYGTKGFVTDLLKKVLEERSDIACIWGIGPMVMMRAVSETTRPFGVKTIVSLNPVMVDGTGMCGACRVSVGNQTKFACVDGPEFDGHLVDWQLAMRRAAMFKEEEARALSASNCCGGGCKCQS; encoded by the coding sequence GTGTATAAAATTCTCTCGAAACGGATCTTGGCTCCTGCGATTAAGTTGTTTGAAATTGAAGCTCCGGCTGTTGCCGCAAAAGCTCAAGCAGGCCAGTTTATTATCCTTCGTATTAACGAAAAAGGAGAACGGATCCCATTAACCATTGCAGACTTTGACCGGGCTAAAGGAACTGTTACTACCATTTTTCAAGAGGTAGGTGCTTCTACAAAGGTGCTTGGCTTGTTAGAAGAAGGAGATGCCGTCTTAGATTTTGTCGGACCTTTAGGGCTGCCTACTGAAATAGAGGTTCATGGCTCTGTAGTTTGTGTTGGTGGTGGCGTAGGGGTAGCACCTTTGCTGCCAATAGTCCGTGCTTTGAAAGAGGCTGGAAATGAAGTAATTTCTATAATTGGGGCCAGATCAAAGGAATTGTTGATTTTGGAAGAAGAAATGCGGTCAGCCAGCGCGCAACTGTTGATTGCTACAGATGATGGTTCTTACGGCACCAAGGGATTTGTGACAGATCTGCTAAAAAAGGTACTTGAAGAGAGAAGCGATATAGCCTGCATTTGGGGAATTGGACCAATGGTAATGATGCGCGCGGTTTCGGAAACAACAAGACCCTTCGGTGTCAAAACCATTGTTAGTTTAAACCCGGTTATGGTTGATGGGACTGGAATGTGCGGTGCCTGCAGAGTAAGTGTTGGGAATCAGACAAAATTCGCCTGTGTTGATGGGCCGGAGTTTGATGGCCATTTAGTAGACTGGCAGTTAGCAATGCGCCGTGCCGCCATGTTCAAAGAAGAGGAAGCCAGAGCCTTATCGGCCAGTAATTGTTGCGGAGGTGGATGCAAATGCCAATCATAG
- a CDS encoding O-sialoglycoprotein endopeptidase, translating to MGVDGLFLGLDTSCFTTSAALVNSENKILADIRKPLSVPPGERGLQQSAAVFQHMQKLPEIFHQLAGEYNLRQIKGVAASIRPRPVQGSYMPVFTVSENQGRVISSVLGVPFISTSHQEGHLMAGIWSAGGPQADRFLAVHLSGGTSEILAVKQKPDQAGFETDLIGGTTDLHAGQLVDRIGVLLGLPFPSGPYLELLAQQAPNSSLRLPSSVVGHNFSFAGPESHAARLKGRGEAPAAIARAVERCIAVTIIKALQKVISERGISDVLVVGGVAANKFIRALLSEKLEMPSVGTRLFFADPGYSSDNGVGVALLGMLNHPG from the coding sequence TTGGGGGTTGATGGGTTGTTTTTAGGTTTAGATACAAGTTGTTTCACTACTTCGGCTGCATTAGTCAACAGTGAAAATAAAATACTGGCGGATATTCGCAAGCCTTTATCGGTCCCCCCGGGTGAAAGGGGTCTGCAGCAATCGGCTGCAGTTTTTCAACACATGCAAAAATTACCTGAGATTTTTCATCAGTTAGCGGGGGAATACAACCTCCGGCAGATCAAAGGAGTTGCTGCCAGTATTCGACCAAGACCTGTCCAGGGTTCTTACATGCCTGTTTTTACTGTTTCTGAAAACCAGGGGCGGGTAATATCTTCTGTTTTGGGGGTTCCATTCATATCCACCAGCCACCAGGAGGGACATTTAATGGCGGGAATCTGGTCTGCAGGCGGGCCTCAAGCAGATCGTTTCCTGGCTGTTCATTTATCAGGGGGTACTTCAGAAATACTTGCAGTAAAACAAAAACCGGATCAAGCCGGTTTTGAAACAGATTTGATTGGAGGTACTACTGACCTCCATGCCGGTCAACTGGTCGACCGGATCGGGGTTCTGCTGGGTTTGCCTTTTCCGTCTGGACCATATCTTGAGCTCCTGGCGCAACAGGCTCCAAATTCGTCCTTAAGGTTGCCGTCATCAGTTGTTGGTCATAACTTTAGTTTCGCAGGACCTGAAAGTCATGCAGCCAGGCTGAAAGGCCGCGGTGAAGCCCCGGCAGCTATAGCTAGGGCTGTGGAAAGATGTATTGCTGTTACAATTATAAAAGCCTTGCAAAAAGTTATTAGCGAGCGAGGTATCTCTGATGTGCTGGTTGTTGGTGGTGTTGCCGCCAATAAATTTATCAGGGCATTATTATCGGAAAAACTGGAAATGCCCAGTGTGGGCACCAGGCTTTTTTTTGCCGATCCTGGATATAGTTCAGATAATGGGGTTGGGGTAGCCTTGCTAGGTATGCTGAATCACCCTGGTTAA
- the nusB gene encoding transcription antitermination factor NusB — MTRRIAREKAFQALFQIEVGRIKTDDALLEIATEGGLNQKDLSYLQQVVLGTIDHLAEVDRYISRNTHAWELDRLANVDKTLLRLATYEMLFLPEIPRVVSIYEAVELAKTYNSDEAGRFVNGLLDNIRLELEAAKGDSPSV, encoded by the coding sequence TTGACCAGGCGGATTGCACGGGAAAAAGCCTTCCAGGCTTTGTTTCAGATAGAGGTTGGCCGTATAAAAACAGATGATGCTTTGCTTGAAATAGCTACCGAAGGGGGTTTGAATCAAAAAGATCTCAGCTACTTGCAGCAAGTAGTGCTGGGGACGATTGACCATCTGGCAGAGGTTGACCGGTACATTAGCCGCAATACCCATGCCTGGGAACTTGATCGATTGGCAAATGTGGACAAGACCTTGTTGAGGTTAGCTACCTATGAAATGCTCTTTTTGCCGGAAATCCCACGGGTTGTTTCTATTTATGAAGCAGTTGAGTTGGCTAAAACATATAATTCTGACGAGGCAGGCAGGTTTGTAAACGGCCTTCTCGATAACATCAGGCTGGAATTAGAGGCTGCAAAAGGTGATAGCCCATCGGTTTAG
- a CDS encoding DUF2273 domain-containing protein yields the protein MVNEIWLNHRGKTVGVGIGLLFGILTAVLGFWETFFVAACIFFGYWVGKRADENSGFRQILRKFFGDR from the coding sequence ATTGTCAACGAGATTTGGCTTAACCACCGGGGCAAGACAGTTGGAGTGGGAATAGGACTATTGTTTGGCATTCTTACAGCTGTTTTAGGTTTTTGGGAAACCTTTTTTGTCGCTGCTTGCATTTTCTTTGGTTACTGGGTTGGCAAAAGGGCAGATGAGAATAGCGGATTTCGGCAGATATTGCGTAAATTTTTTGGTGATCGCTAA
- the amaP gene encoding alkaline shock response membrane anchor protein AmaP: MKLYHRILLILYPVILMILSGTAVLLAAGWTKPLDIITALLGEVNARLILGSVSLLIFVMSLRLFSENFYRRGQANSTINKTPLGEVRIALSTLEGLIVRSAGKVKGVREVNPRLKITSEGLLVFANASISPDVNMPTVSDELQHVIKETLEQIAGVKTAQIKIFIDGLGIDKRSRVD, from the coding sequence ATGAAGTTATACCACCGAATCTTATTAATATTATATCCTGTTATCCTGATGATTTTATCCGGCACAGCAGTCTTGCTTGCGGCCGGATGGACAAAACCCCTTGATATCATAACCGCATTGTTGGGAGAGGTTAACGCAAGGTTAATCCTCGGCAGTGTGTCTCTTTTGATTTTTGTGATGTCCCTTCGTCTTTTTAGCGAGAATTTTTACAGGCGGGGTCAGGCCAATTCCACCATTAATAAAACTCCTTTAGGAGAAGTGCGTATAGCCTTATCTACATTGGAAGGCTTAATTGTCAGATCTGCTGGAAAGGTGAAGGGAGTAAGAGAGGTTAATCCGCGTCTCAAAATAACCTCAGAAGGTTTGCTGGTTTTTGCAAATGCTTCGATTAGTCCCGATGTCAACATGCCGACCGTTTCAGATGAATTGCAACATGTTATCAAAGAGACCCTGGAACAAATTGCAGGGGTTAAAACAGCCCAAATAAAGATATTTATCGATGGCCTGGGTATAGATAAAAGGAGTAGAGTTGATTAG
- a CDS encoding Asp23/Gls24 family envelope stress response protein, translating to MIEKKVQIEKHAENDMGSIRIADEVVGVIAGLAATEIPGVAGMSGGIAGGFAEMLGRKNLSKGVKVEVGERETAIDLFVIVQFGVRIPDVALTIQQNVKKAVESMTGLKVVEVNIHIQGVAFPHGESHEEEPRVK from the coding sequence ATGATTGAAAAAAAAGTACAAATAGAAAAGCATGCTGAAAATGATATGGGGTCTATACGAATTGCAGACGAAGTTGTAGGAGTGATAGCTGGCTTAGCGGCGACCGAGATTCCTGGAGTTGCCGGTATGAGTGGGGGCATTGCCGGTGGATTTGCTGAAATGCTGGGGCGGAAGAATCTTTCTAAGGGAGTTAAAGTTGAAGTTGGAGAAAGAGAGACTGCCATAGATTTATTTGTTATTGTTCAATTTGGTGTGCGGATTCCTGATGTAGCTCTCACTATTCAACAGAACGTGAAGAAGGCAGTTGAGAGTATGACCGGGTTAAAAGTGGTGGAAGTAAATATTCATATCCAAGGGGTAGCTTTTCCGCATGGGGAAAGCCATGAAGAAGAGCCAAGGGTAAAATAA
- a CDS encoding SpoIIIAH-like family protein — MKIITAKRQTLLIVLLIALGGMLYFLGDDNKTAVEPTKEPISGIDHGQPAVSKSPTVTPLPADILSSPAGQSLNVKTGDDFFVEYRLERDRVRSRQISLLREIVDNPNSLAENRSEAQRQLLDITRRLEQELELENLILAKGYQEGVVFLQPMAGTIVLRKLELKQSDIVKIADLVSRITGLDLERITIIPKE; from the coding sequence ATGAAAATAATAACTGCTAAGCGGCAGACCTTGCTGATCGTTCTGCTAATTGCTTTGGGCGGTATGCTTTATTTTCTTGGGGATGATAACAAAACGGCAGTTGAACCTACTAAGGAGCCAATAAGTGGGATTGATCATGGTCAACCGGCTGTTTCGAAGAGCCCGACTGTGACACCATTGCCTGCTGATATTCTATCTTCACCTGCCGGACAATCACTAAACGTAAAAACCGGAGATGACTTCTTTGTAGAATACAGACTGGAACGGGATCGGGTCAGAAGCAGACAGATCTCTTTATTAAGAGAAATTGTTGATAATCCGAATTCTTTGGCAGAAAACCGTTCAGAGGCGCAAAGGCAGTTGTTGGACATTACCAGGAGACTGGAACAAGAATTGGAGCTTGAGAATTTAATTCTGGCAAAGGGCTATCAGGAAGGGGTAGTATTTTTACAGCCAATGGCTGGAACAATTGTCCTCAGAAAACTAGAACTTAAGCAAAGCGACATTGTAAAAATTGCCGATTTAGTCAGCAGAATAACAGGTCTTGATCTGGAAAGAATAACCATCATTCCTAAGGAATGA
- the spoIIIAF gene encoding stage III sporulation protein AF has translation MEILNEIVRSIAFIVLLAAFVEMLLPGEQIGRYVRLIMGLFIVVTLLTPIMDSLDNGLAYGVTAWNMPSDRGVTSIIQKGGELKQKQEAIVLKEYVSRLERQIQAVAQLVSGVDRAEVSVELERSDSLYMGDIKKVLITVWVKNPQEERLAEKKEPGKPEDFKIPEKETVAPVLVDLGAKTGQKVEHDQSLTENILQNVKTTVSKFYDLPVSKIVVTSAT, from the coding sequence TTGGAAATCTTAAATGAAATTGTCAGAAGCATTGCCTTTATTGTTCTTCTGGCTGCTTTTGTAGAAATGTTATTGCCGGGAGAGCAAATAGGTCGCTATGTCCGCCTCATTATGGGATTGTTTATCGTGGTTACTTTATTAACCCCAATAATGGACAGCTTAGACAATGGATTAGCATATGGGGTAACTGCTTGGAACATGCCCTCCGACAGAGGGGTAACGAGCATAATTCAAAAGGGCGGGGAACTAAAGCAAAAACAAGAAGCGATAGTATTAAAGGAATATGTCAGTCGTTTGGAGCGACAAATTCAAGCAGTAGCTCAACTTGTTTCAGGAGTGGATAGGGCAGAGGTTTCAGTTGAATTGGAAAGGAGCGATTCTCTTTATATGGGCGACATTAAAAAAGTATTAATTACGGTCTGGGTGAAAAATCCTCAGGAGGAAAGGCTTGCAGAAAAAAAGGAGCCCGGCAAACCAGAAGACTTTAAAATACCAGAAAAAGAAACAGTTGCCCCAGTTTTGGTTGATTTAGGAGCAAAGACAGGGCAAAAGGTAGAACATGATCAGAGTTTGACGGAAAATATCCTCCAAAATGTGAAGACAACAGTGAGCAAATTTTATGACTTGCCGGTAAGTAAAATAGTGGTTACAAGTGCAACGTAA
- the spoIIIAE gene encoding stage III sporulation protein AE, which yields MNISMKIIILLLLMFTFINPASAEQNMELPDPGKLAEKQLELLDLSQVEGFIRELDMELGEYLPDLSLIGLMNNIREGNLGFEWRDFFNTLLRYLFRELLAASSLLGKIVVLAVVCVVLKNLQAAFEKGTTSKLAYAITYLAMITLALGSFTLAVDTARGAIDQMVSFMQSIMPIIFTLMVAVGGPTSAALLHPVIVAALGVFGTLTNNIVFPLIYLSAVLGIVGQISDGFQVSRFAGLLRQIGITLIGLFLTVFVGTLSLYGIAGSVADGIALRTAKFLTGSFIPVVGKMLSDAVETVVGASLLVTSALHVMAVIVILAMAAFPGLKILALVIIYKLAAALIQPFGDTQMSEALDAMGNSLIIVFAAVIAVGLMFFVALSAIVGVGNMTVMLR from the coding sequence ATGAATATATCTATGAAAATAATCATCCTGTTATTGCTTATGTTCACATTCATCAACCCGGCCTCAGCGGAACAAAACATGGAGTTGCCTGATCCAGGCAAGCTGGCAGAAAAACAACTGGAGCTTCTAGACCTGAGTCAGGTGGAAGGATTTATCAGGGAGCTCGATATGGAGCTAGGGGAATACTTGCCTGATTTAAGCTTAATTGGACTGATGAATAATATTAGAGAAGGAAACTTGGGATTTGAATGGCGGGATTTTTTTAATACGTTATTAAGATACTTATTTCGCGAGCTGTTAGCAGCCTCTTCGTTACTGGGAAAGATAGTTGTTTTGGCTGTCGTATGTGTAGTTTTAAAGAACCTGCAAGCAGCCTTTGAAAAAGGAACCACAAGTAAGCTTGCCTATGCAATAACCTATTTAGCGATGATTACCCTGGCCCTGGGGTCGTTTACTTTAGCTGTCGATACTGCCCGAGGTGCCATCGATCAAATGGTATCTTTTATGCAATCAATAATGCCGATAATATTTACGCTGATGGTTGCGGTTGGCGGCCCAACATCGGCAGCTCTCCTGCATCCGGTAATAGTAGCCGCTTTAGGGGTATTCGGCACACTGACAAATAATATTGTTTTCCCGCTGATTTATCTTTCGGCGGTTCTTGGCATAGTTGGCCAAATATCAGACGGTTTTCAAGTTTCAAGGTTTGCTGGTTTACTGCGACAAATAGGAATTACACTGATTGGTCTATTCCTCACAGTATTTGTAGGGACTCTTTCTCTTTACGGCATTGCTGGTTCGGTAGCTGACGGTATCGCACTAAGAACGGCAAAGTTTCTCACTGGCAGCTTTATTCCAGTAGTAGGCAAAATGCTGTCAGACGCAGTTGAGACCGTGGTTGGCGCTTCATTGTTGGTAACAAGCGCGCTGCATGTAATGGCAGTTATAGTTATTCTTGCAATGGCGGCATTTCCCGGTCTGAAAATTCTAGCGTTGGTCATAATCTATAAACTTGCCGCTGCACTGATACAACCGTTTGGAGATACACAAATGTCAGAAGCGCTGGATGCTATGGGGAACAGTTTGATCATTGTTTTCGCCGCCGTAATTGCTGTTGGGTTAATGTTTTTTGTCGCTCTGAGCGCTATTGTGGGGGTGGGTAACATGACAGTAATGCTTAGATAG
- the spoIIIAD gene encoding stage III sporulation protein AD — protein sequence MEILQIVGIGIIASVVIVMVKQTQVPHSAVLISMVVGVGIFLAMLPKITMVVGILQELSDRAGVNQFYLTTIFRIIGIAYITEFGAQVCRDAGEGAVAGRVEFAGKIIIMVLAIPIIAAILESLVRLLP from the coding sequence TTGGAAATTTTGCAAATTGTGGGCATCGGTATTATTGCCTCTGTGGTTATAGTGATGGTGAAACAAACCCAGGTTCCCCATAGTGCAGTTTTAATCAGCATGGTAGTTGGTGTCGGGATTTTCCTGGCAATGCTGCCAAAAATCACCATGGTGGTTGGTATTTTGCAGGAGCTCTCGGATAGGGCAGGTGTGAATCAGTTTTATCTGACAACAATTTTCCGAATTATTGGGATTGCCTATATTACCGAGTTTGGCGCCCAGGTCTGCAGGGATGCAGGTGAAGGAGCAGTTGCAGGGCGCGTTGAGTTTGCAGGGAAAATTATCATTATGGTTCTTGCCATTCCAATTATTGCCGCTATTCTCGAATCCCTGGTCCGGCTTTTGCCATAA